The following are from one region of the Halogeometricum sp. S3BR5-2 genome:
- a CDS encoding cytochrome c oxidase subunit 3, with product MGTEEAHEDHGHHLPAVEDWPRGFGEASWWPFVTAVGSAGIYAGAGLYILGRGEDAIVGSMVGPVAFVASIGIFLAGLYGWVYHAFVSHFWTRDADEKGANKLRWGMLAFLGSELGTFGALFGYYFYIRAGNWEEILVGVPELTGSLVLINTALLIASSATLHWAHVAIRKDDRKKFLGGLALTLLLGVVFIGGQVYEYYEFIIHSDFTLTSGLFGSAFFGLTGLHGLHVSLGAVLLGIVFIRALMGQYSADRHVSVSTASMYWHFVDVVWIFLVVVLYVGAELGTSSGVL from the coding sequence ATGGGTACCGAAGAAGCACACGAGGACCACGGACACCACCTGCCGGCGGTGGAGGACTGGCCTCGCGGATTCGGCGAGGCGAGTTGGTGGCCGTTCGTCACCGCGGTCGGCTCCGCCGGCATCTACGCCGGCGCGGGTCTCTACATCCTCGGACGCGGTGAGGACGCCATCGTCGGGTCGATGGTCGGTCCCGTCGCGTTCGTGGCGTCGATCGGCATCTTCCTCGCCGGACTGTACGGTTGGGTCTACCACGCGTTCGTGAGTCACTTCTGGACGCGCGACGCCGACGAGAAGGGCGCGAACAAGCTCCGCTGGGGGATGCTCGCGTTCCTCGGCTCCGAACTCGGTACGTTCGGCGCGCTGTTCGGCTACTACTTCTACATCAGGGCCGGCAACTGGGAGGAGATACTGGTCGGCGTCCCCGAACTCACGGGGTCGCTCGTCCTCATCAACACCGCGCTGCTGATCGCCTCCTCGGCCACGCTCCACTGGGCGCACGTCGCCATCCGCAAGGACGACCGCAAGAAGTTCCTCGGCGGCCTCGCGCTCACGCTACTGCTCGGCGTGGTGTTCATCGGCGGGCAGGTGTACGAGTACTACGAGTTCATCATCCACTCGGACTTCACTCTCACCTCCGGGCTGTTCGGGTCGGCGTTCTTCGGACTGACCGGCCTGCACGGCCTGCACGTCAGCCTCGGCGCGGTGCTCCTTGGCATCGTGTTCATCCGCGCGCTGATGGGACAGTACTCCGCCGACCGCCACGTCTCGGTCAGCACGGCGTCGATGTACTGGCACTTCGTGGACGTCGTCTGGATCTTCCTCGTCGTCGTGCTCTACGTCGGCGCGGAACTCGGCACCAGTTCGGGCGTCCTGTAG
- a CDS encoding DUF998 domain-containing protein produces the protein MTDQTDSERDPADSRSPARRAHVRIRTLARLAGPLGAAIALAGVFLAVALSPTFSWTASALSDLGVGPRTALLFNGGLFVGGCLALGYAPLLSEDSRAVAAAYALCAVSMAGVGAFPFDDPLHYPAAVAFFALLAATLALDGVRRRGTTTGRVSLLLAVASAAAWPLWFAAGLGPGIAVPELVGALSLAAWVLALAPPAPLSPLLSPPLRPSF, from the coding sequence GTGACTGACCAGACCGACTCCGAACGGGACCCGGCCGACTCCCGCTCGCCCGCTCGGCGCGCTCACGTTCGAATCCGAACCCTCGCTCGACTCGCCGGTCCGCTCGGCGCCGCCATCGCCCTCGCGGGCGTCTTCCTCGCCGTCGCGCTCTCTCCCACGTTCTCCTGGACCGCGAGCGCGCTCTCGGACCTCGGGGTCGGCCCCCGAACCGCCCTCCTCTTCAACGGCGGTCTGTTCGTCGGCGGCTGCCTCGCGCTCGGGTACGCCCCCCTCCTGAGTGAAGACTCCCGCGCCGTCGCGGCGGCGTACGCGCTCTGCGCCGTCTCGATGGCGGGCGTCGGCGCGTTCCCGTTCGACGACCCGCTGCACTACCCGGCGGCTGTCGCCTTCTTCGCCCTCCTCGCGGCGACGCTCGCCCTCGACGGCGTCCGCCGGCGGGGAACGACGACCGGACGGGTCTCGCTGCTCCTTGCCGTCGCCTCCGCGGCGGCGTGGCCGCTCTGGTTCGCGGCCGGTCTCGGCCCCGGCATCGCCGTCCCCGAACTCGTCGGCGCGCTCTCGTTGGCGGCGTGGGTTCTCGCCCTCGCGCCGCCGGCGCCGTTGTCGCCGTTGCTGTCGCCGCCGCTTCGGCCCTCGTTCTGA
- a CDS encoding potassium channel family protein has product MVDGPAETLSRAKRRLVLFLSGVAVLMVGYALVYQWGMATFEGISVPFIDALHVVVETFTTTGYGEDAGQWTSTGMKLITIPMMLSGVTVIFLTLPLFLVPLVEEALRTAPPTETDLTDHVIICSFTSRGGTLVEELASRDVPYVVVESDSETAERLFADGDDVVHGNPESVETLEAANADEAMALVADDDDETNASIILSAKQAAPDLRVISLIEDATLSDYHRYAGADEVVSPRRILGESLARKAASPIATDIDDAVEIGDDFEVAEVLVQRGSALEGDTIAESAIGRRTGVNIIGAWFRGEFVTPPDPDAVVDEHTILLVTGRESQLERLKDLTRSETRRFRRGKVVVAGYGEVGATAADALAAENVPSVVLDERDAPGVDVVGDATNRQALLSADIDEAQSIILALDSDTTAIFATLVIKQVAPETEVIARANDAESIAKLYRAGAEYVLALSTVSGRILASNLTEEEVIAPQSQVEIVRTAAPQIAGQTLAEADVRARTNCTVIAVERDGELLTEVGPEFVVRSADVLVVAGTDEDINRFNVVCG; this is encoded by the coding sequence ATGGTCGATGGGCCCGCCGAGACCCTCTCGCGCGCGAAGCGCCGACTCGTGCTGTTTCTCTCCGGCGTGGCCGTCCTGATGGTCGGCTACGCCCTCGTCTACCAGTGGGGGATGGCGACGTTCGAGGGCATCTCGGTCCCCTTCATCGACGCCCTGCACGTCGTCGTCGAGACGTTCACGACGACGGGGTACGGCGAGGACGCCGGCCAGTGGACCTCCACCGGGATGAAACTCATCACCATCCCGATGATGCTCTCGGGCGTCACCGTCATCTTCCTCACCCTGCCGCTGTTTCTCGTCCCGTTGGTCGAGGAGGCCCTCCGCACCGCGCCGCCGACGGAGACGGACCTGACCGACCACGTCATCATCTGCTCGTTCACCTCGCGCGGCGGCACCCTCGTCGAGGAGTTGGCCTCGCGCGACGTACCGTACGTCGTCGTCGAGTCCGACAGCGAGACGGCCGAGCGCCTGTTCGCCGACGGGGACGACGTCGTCCACGGCAATCCCGAGTCCGTCGAGACGCTGGAGGCGGCCAACGCCGACGAGGCGATGGCGCTCGTGGCCGACGACGACGACGAGACGAACGCCTCCATCATCCTCTCGGCGAAGCAGGCGGCGCCGGACCTGCGCGTCATCAGCCTCATCGAGGACGCCACGCTGTCGGACTACCACCGCTACGCCGGCGCCGACGAGGTTGTCTCCCCCCGCCGCATCCTCGGGGAGAGCCTCGCGCGCAAGGCCGCCTCGCCCATCGCCACCGACATCGACGACGCCGTCGAAATCGGCGACGACTTCGAGGTGGCCGAGGTGCTCGTCCAACGCGGCTCCGCCCTCGAGGGCGACACCATCGCCGAGAGCGCCATCGGGCGGCGCACGGGAGTAAACATCATCGGCGCGTGGTTCCGCGGCGAGTTCGTCACGCCGCCGGACCCCGACGCCGTCGTCGACGAGCACACCATCCTGCTCGTCACCGGCCGCGAGAGCCAACTGGAGCGCCTGAAGGACCTCACGCGCTCGGAGACGCGGCGTTTCCGCCGCGGGAAGGTCGTCGTCGCCGGCTACGGCGAGGTGGGGGCGACGGCCGCCGACGCCCTCGCCGCGGAGAACGTCCCGAGCGTCGTCCTCGACGAGCGAGACGCCCCCGGCGTCGACGTGGTCGGCGACGCGACGAACAGACAGGCGCTCCTCTCGGCGGACATCGACGAGGCGCAGAGTATCATCCTCGCCCTCGACAGCGACACGACGGCCATCTTCGCCACCCTCGTCATCAAGCAGGTGGCGCCGGAGACGGAGGTCATCGCCCGCGCGAACGACGCCGAGAGCATCGCCAAACTCTACCGCGCGGGCGCGGAGTACGTCCTCGCGCTCTCGACGGTCAGCGGGCGCATCCTCGCGTCGAACCTGACGGAAGAGGAGGTCATCGCGCCGCAGTCGCAGGTCGAAATCGTCCGCACCGCCGCGCCGCAGATAGCGGGGCAGACGCTCGCGGAGGCGGACGTCCGCGCCCGGACGAACTGCACGGTCATCGCCGTCGAACGCGACGGCGAACTGCTCACCGAAGTCGGGCCGGAGTTCGTCGTCCGCTCCGCGGACGTCCTCGTCGTCGCCGGCACGGACGAGGACATCAACCGCTTCAACGTCGTCTGCGGTTGA
- a CDS encoding DUF7527 domain-containing protein, giving the protein MDGQTIDTVTEWETVPVEAGYEGLHRLADAGFSGAVSSGETWAFALNGRFIGVFGGSLESFDGAELTAHRAPDPALSLLFAMRETGGETRASYYTNDTPLSEADETLSAGGFTGYVELAENVLSGDYYVAYYGGKSMSVAFVGTNDRLVTGDEAFERADDEVGIYQVKEVDLRILDLPERPDDGADDPEAVEASEDAAAPPDDPRPDAQAPEAAAADEPETVDPAEEAHAPHSAADGTEPEPPAEGGDPASADVAPVEGDAANADDADPAPTAEVPESEAPRPTEPRASAPTDDGGVRAADGERRDREAGDASDDGADDSEAVGAREEPASPPDDPRPDVQAPEAAAADAPEAVDPAEEERAPRSAGEESPDGSEPNALADSVGHAAVDADRTDASGEGETRSGDDPFSAEEKWREAGSIPSLDPGESSTQNGEAGSGAEAAQRRRQTSPSPSTRRRREQRKQRREDQQRRHREEQQAKRRREEAAAAAAESAKAEASESAEAVAELRGQLEAAEARRDELAAERDELESERDEHRDRAEELEARVETLEAEVERLEAQLASADGEFVAEESMSPEAALSGTNLFVRYRRKGRATLEDAHDGRASREEVVENLRLEHHTTFDTAGLAVDGVPYEEFLRESTEYAFAEWVVTDLLYEIGETGNRNTLADLFDSLPRVDRIELRGVVGFETEEGAENREFDVVFRDQMGDALFVADMNTARTAASEAMVASLVENARAVAESSDAMATAFYVTESFFDPEALESVSEATGGGFLSRSKRMSFVRLSRKQGYHVCLVEARNNEFHVNVPDL; this is encoded by the coding sequence ATGGATGGACAGACAATCGACACGGTAACCGAGTGGGAGACGGTCCCCGTCGAGGCGGGGTACGAGGGGCTGCACCGACTCGCCGACGCGGGGTTCTCCGGGGCCGTCTCGTCGGGGGAGACGTGGGCGTTCGCGCTCAACGGGCGCTTCATCGGCGTCTTCGGGGGGAGTCTCGAATCGTTCGACGGGGCGGAGCTGACGGCGCACCGCGCGCCGGACCCCGCGCTCTCGCTCCTGTTCGCGATGCGCGAGACGGGGGGCGAGACGCGAGCGAGCTACTACACGAACGACACGCCGCTCTCGGAGGCCGACGAGACGTTGTCCGCGGGCGGATTCACGGGCTACGTCGAACTGGCGGAGAACGTGCTCTCCGGGGACTACTACGTCGCCTACTACGGCGGCAAGTCGATGAGCGTGGCGTTCGTCGGCACCAACGACAGACTCGTCACCGGCGACGAGGCGTTCGAGCGGGCCGACGACGAAGTCGGCATCTACCAGGTGAAAGAGGTCGACCTCCGGATTCTCGACCTGCCGGAGCGCCCGGACGACGGGGCGGACGACCCCGAAGCGGTCGAAGCGAGCGAGGACGCGGCCGCGCCGCCGGACGACCCGCGCCCGGACGCGCAGGCTCCCGAGGCGGCCGCCGCCGACGAACCCGAGACGGTCGACCCCGCCGAGGAGGCGCACGCGCCCCACTCCGCCGCGGACGGAACCGAGCCAGAACCACCGGCCGAGGGGGGCGACCCCGCGAGCGCGGACGTCGCGCCGGTCGAGGGCGACGCGGCGAACGCGGACGACGCCGACCCGGCCCCGACCGCCGAAGTCCCGGAGTCGGAGGCGCCGCGGCCGACGGAGCCCCGCGCGTCGGCACCGACGGACGACGGCGGCGTCCGCGCGGCCGACGGGGAGCGCCGCGACCGAGAGGCGGGCGACGCGAGCGACGACGGGGCGGACGACTCCGAGGCGGTCGGAGCGCGTGAGGAACCCGCTTCGCCGCCGGACGACCCGCGTCCGGACGTGCAGGCGCCCGAGGCGGCCGCCGCCGACGCGCCCGAGGCGGTCGACCCCGCCGAGGAGGAACGCGCCCCCCGGTCCGCCGGGGAAGAGTCTCCGGACGGAAGCGAACCGAACGCCCTCGCGGACTCGGTCGGACACGCCGCCGTCGACGCCGACCGGACGGACGCCTCGGGCGAAGGGGAGACGAGGAGCGGCGACGACCCCTTCTCGGCCGAGGAGAAGTGGCGCGAGGCGGGGTCGATACCGTCGCTGGACCCCGGCGAGTCGAGCACGCAGAACGGCGAGGCGGGGAGCGGCGCGGAGGCGGCCCAGCGACGACGGCAGACGTCGCCCTCGCCTTCTACCCGACGCCGACGGGAGCAGCGGAAACAGCGCCGCGAGGACCAACAGCGGCGACACCGCGAGGAACAGCAGGCGAAGCGCCGCCGCGAGGAGGCCGCCGCGGCCGCCGCCGAGTCGGCGAAGGCGGAGGCGAGCGAGTCGGCCGAAGCGGTCGCCGAACTGCGCGGGCAACTCGAGGCGGCCGAGGCCCGCCGGGACGAACTCGCCGCGGAGCGCGACGAACTGGAGTCCGAACGCGACGAGCACCGCGACCGGGCCGAGGAACTCGAAGCGCGCGTCGAGACGCTGGAGGCGGAGGTCGAACGCCTCGAAGCGCAACTGGCGTCGGCCGACGGCGAGTTCGTCGCCGAGGAGTCGATGTCGCCCGAGGCGGCGCTCTCGGGGACGAACCTGTTCGTCCGCTACCGGCGGAAGGGGCGGGCGACGCTCGAAGACGCCCACGACGGACGGGCGTCCAGGGAGGAGGTCGTCGAGAACCTCCGCCTCGAACACCACACGACGTTCGACACGGCGGGACTGGCCGTCGACGGCGTCCCGTACGAGGAGTTCCTCCGCGAGAGCACGGAGTACGCCTTCGCGGAGTGGGTCGTCACCGACCTCCTGTACGAAATCGGCGAGACGGGCAACCGGAACACGCTCGCGGACCTGTTCGACTCGCTACCGCGCGTCGACCGCATCGAACTCCGCGGCGTCGTCGGCTTCGAGACGGAGGAGGGAGCGGAGAACCGCGAGTTCGACGTCGTCTTCCGCGACCAGATGGGCGACGCCCTGTTCGTCGCCGACATGAACACCGCCCGCACCGCAGCCTCGGAGGCGATGGTGGCGTCGCTGGTCGAGAACGCGCGCGCCGTCGCCGAGAGCAGCGACGCGATGGCGACGGCGTTCTACGTCACCGAGTCGTTCTTCGACCCCGAGGCGCTGGAGTCCGTCTCCGAGGCGACGGGCGGGGGATTCCTCTCGCGGTCCAAGCGGATGTCGTTCGTGAGGCTCTCGCGCAAGCAGGGCTACCACGTCTGTCTCGTCGAGGCGCGGAACAACGAGTTCCACGTGAACGTCCCCGACCTCTGA
- a CDS encoding adenylosuccinate synthase, translating to MTVTIVGSQLGDEGKGALVDLWGGDADVVARYQGGDNAGHTVVEDGEEYKLSLVPSGAVRDKVGVLGNGCVVNPRTLFSEIDDLRERGLDPDVRVAKRAHVIMPYHRRLDGVEEEAKADSDLTVGTTGRGIGPTYEDKAGRRGVRVGDLLDPEVLRQRLEYVVPKKKALIEEVYGLEAGEECDLEALIDEYAEFGRRLREEGMAVNCGDFLAERREAGENLMFEGAQGTLIDIDHGSYPYVTSSNPTAGGAATGTGVGPTVVGQGEVVGIVKSYLSRVGEGPMPTELKEDEREEELADFIREKGGEFGTVTGRPRRIGWLDMPMLRHASRVSGLTGIAVNHLDVLGGLDEVKVGHSYDLDGEERLTIPATTERWDRCEPNLREFETWEEVDWASVAEEGYDAIPAAAREYLDYVADEVGAPVYAVGVGPDRAETVEVVDPFDQ from the coding sequence ATGACCGTCACTATCGTCGGTTCCCAGTTGGGCGACGAGGGCAAGGGCGCTCTCGTCGACCTGTGGGGAGGCGACGCCGACGTCGTCGCGCGGTATCAGGGCGGCGACAACGCCGGACACACCGTCGTCGAAGACGGCGAGGAGTACAAGCTCTCGCTCGTTCCCAGCGGCGCCGTCCGCGACAAGGTCGGCGTGCTCGGAAACGGCTGCGTCGTCAACCCGCGGACGCTGTTCTCGGAGATAGACGACCTGCGAGAGCGCGGACTCGACCCCGACGTTCGCGTCGCCAAGCGCGCCCACGTCATCATGCCGTACCACCGCCGCCTCGACGGCGTCGAGGAGGAGGCGAAGGCCGACTCCGACCTCACCGTCGGCACGACCGGACGCGGCATCGGCCCCACCTACGAGGACAAGGCGGGCCGCCGCGGCGTCCGCGTCGGCGACCTGTTGGACCCCGAGGTGCTCCGCCAGCGACTGGAGTACGTCGTTCCCAAGAAGAAGGCGCTCATCGAGGAGGTGTACGGACTGGAGGCCGGCGAGGAGTGCGACCTCGAGGCGCTCATCGACGAGTACGCCGAGTTCGGCCGCCGCCTCCGCGAGGAGGGGATGGCCGTCAACTGCGGGGACTTCCTCGCCGAGCGACGCGAGGCCGGCGAGAACCTCATGTTCGAGGGCGCGCAGGGGACGCTCATCGACATCGACCACGGGAGCTACCCGTACGTCACCTCCTCGAACCCGACGGCCGGCGGCGCGGCCACGGGCACCGGCGTCGGACCGACCGTCGTCGGGCAGGGCGAAGTCGTCGGCATCGTCAAGTCGTACCTCTCGCGCGTCGGCGAGGGGCCGATGCCGACCGAACTGAAAGAGGACGAGAGAGAGGAGGAACTCGCGGACTTCATCCGCGAGAAGGGCGGCGAGTTCGGCACCGTCACCGGCCGCCCCCGCCGCATCGGGTGGCTCGACATGCCGATGCTCCGCCACGCCTCGCGCGTGAGCGGTCTCACCGGCATCGCCGTCAACCACCTCGACGTGCTCGGCGGACTCGACGAGGTGAAGGTCGGCCACTCCTACGACCTCGACGGCGAGGAGCGCCTCACCATCCCGGCGACGACCGAGCGCTGGGACCGCTGTGAACCGAACCTCCGCGAGTTCGAGACCTGGGAGGAGGTCGACTGGGCGTCGGTCGCCGAGGAGGGCTACGACGCCATCCCCGCGGCCGCCCGCGAGTACCTCGACTACGTCGCCGACGAGGTTGGCGCGCCGGTGTACGCCGTCGGCGTCGGCCCGGACCGCGCCGAGACGGTCGAAGTCGTCGACCCCTTCGATCAGTAG
- a CDS encoding group I truncated hemoglobin yields MPEETLYHRLGGRDAIASVVDAFYDRVLADDRLAPYFEDTDMAKQRAHQTQFIAAVTGGPGEYDGGEMDEVHEGMDIDHEAYDAIEEHLDAALVEHDVPAADRADVEAAIESFRDDIVADEYGTAASGTA; encoded by the coding sequence ATGCCCGAGGAAACTCTCTACCACCGGCTGGGCGGCCGCGACGCCATCGCGTCGGTCGTCGACGCGTTCTACGACCGCGTCCTCGCGGACGACCGACTCGCACCGTACTTCGAGGACACCGACATGGCGAAGCAGCGAGCCCACCAGACGCAGTTCATCGCCGCGGTGACCGGCGGCCCCGGCGAGTACGACGGCGGGGAGATGGACGAGGTGCACGAGGGGATGGACATCGACCACGAGGCGTACGACGCCATCGAGGAGCACTTGGACGCCGCGCTGGTCGAACACGACGTGCCCGCGGCCGACCGCGCCGACGTCGAAGCGGCCATCGAGTCGTTCCGCGACGACATCGTCGCGGACGAGTACGGGACGGCGGCGAGCGGGACGGCCTGA
- a CDS encoding methytransferase partner Trm112, which produces MKESLMDILCDPLDKSDLELEVTERDGDEILSGTLVGTVTGEEYPIEDGIPNLLPPDMRDE; this is translated from the coding sequence ATGAAGGAATCCCTGATGGACATCCTCTGCGACCCGCTCGACAAGAGCGACCTGGAACTCGAAGTCACGGAGCGAGACGGCGACGAGATACTCTCGGGGACGCTCGTCGGCACCGTCACGGGCGAGGAGTACCCCATCGAGGACGGTATCCCCAATCTCCTCCCGCCGGATATGCGGGACGAATAG
- a CDS encoding DUF7524 family protein gives MTESLRVELNGDGLHAIDAPPSFSAAGEFYVVLENAGQAVHVHLHLDDDLSGVARLDGGNHYVEGGDSQHVHVETSPAAEPVSGTLKVVTGYGAETAYVDVTIEPTPESKPGIDVDEELSKPPQREPEPSLADELRGALPAEVSVPVAALILLVVFVAALVVTVVQNTVVVLSVGVVLGAAAVAALFVLRE, from the coding sequence GTGACCGAGTCGCTGCGAGTCGAGTTGAACGGAGATGGCCTCCACGCCATCGACGCGCCGCCGTCGTTCTCGGCGGCCGGCGAGTTCTACGTCGTCCTCGAGAACGCGGGACAGGCCGTGCACGTTCACCTCCACCTCGACGACGACCTCTCCGGCGTCGCGCGTCTCGACGGCGGCAACCACTACGTCGAGGGCGGTGACTCACAGCACGTCCACGTCGAGACGTCCCCCGCGGCCGAACCCGTCTCCGGCACGCTGAAAGTCGTCACCGGGTACGGCGCGGAGACGGCGTACGTCGACGTGACGATAGAACCGACGCCGGAGTCGAAACCCGGTATCGACGTCGACGAGGAGTTGAGCAAACCGCCCCAGCGGGAGCCGGAACCCTCCCTCGCCGACGAGTTACGAGGAGCGCTGCCGGCGGAGGTGTCGGTGCCCGTCGCGGCGCTGATACTGCTCGTGGTGTTCGTCGCCGCCCTCGTCGTCACCGTCGTTCAGAACACGGTCGTCGTCCTCAGCGTCGGCGTCGTCCTCGGCGCCGCCGCCGTCGCCGCGCTGTTCGTCCTGCGCGAGTAG
- a CDS encoding DR2241 family protein — protein MTSVRGEQFEALVRRLDERPIDFDGLRAEWDGEGYAFETPERTHEGLSQAGLHEAAANAEPYVTNWHFWEADVGHEGRHRRAFLRKLEAADDRSVPERYDSLAEGMVTEWGELRITATLGDAGERRYEVRHEDDAAAAAAALETHEEPLDARDIGTYDEKGRYRPLKTAPTLVDGWVFPALDGRELVEAVDAFYPATVANWNLEREGELDVSHWEGTMERQSGIYSVIQTWNRGKGTDHVEWVAESCCDDSQCLKRREWQYDEETELDAPGGDGAFPCREPCSLVVAAARKWTRLEGEESRTYEFELTPSEKEQVEEIIDAVADGRVDDVREADIYEGANRYRTRFLRAKRFDEEGNLSGTPTESDEDEN, from the coding sequence GTGACTAGCGTGCGGGGCGAACAGTTCGAGGCGCTCGTCCGCCGACTGGACGAGCGACCGATAGATTTCGACGGACTGCGCGCCGAGTGGGACGGCGAGGGCTACGCGTTCGAGACGCCCGAGCGCACGCACGAGGGGCTCTCGCAGGCGGGACTCCACGAGGCCGCGGCGAACGCCGAGCCGTACGTGACGAACTGGCACTTCTGGGAGGCCGACGTGGGGCACGAGGGGCGGCACCGCCGCGCGTTCCTCCGCAAACTGGAGGCGGCCGACGACCGGTCGGTCCCCGAGCGCTACGACTCGCTGGCGGAGGGAATGGTGACCGAGTGGGGCGAACTGCGCATCACGGCGACGCTCGGCGACGCGGGCGAACGTCGCTACGAGGTGCGCCACGAGGACGACGCGGCCGCCGCCGCCGCCGCGTTGGAGACGCACGAGGAACCCTTAGACGCCCGCGACATCGGCACCTACGACGAGAAGGGGCGGTACCGGCCGCTGAAGACGGCGCCGACGCTCGTCGACGGCTGGGTGTTTCCCGCGCTGGACGGCCGCGAACTGGTGGAGGCCGTCGACGCGTTCTACCCGGCGACGGTCGCCAACTGGAACCTCGAACGCGAGGGCGAACTCGACGTCTCCCACTGGGAGGGGACGATGGAGCGGCAGTCGGGCATCTACAGCGTCATCCAGACGTGGAACCGGGGAAAGGGGACGGACCACGTCGAGTGGGTCGCGGAGTCCTGCTGCGACGACTCGCAGTGTCTGAAGCGCCGCGAGTGGCAGTACGACGAGGAGACCGAACTCGACGCCCCCGGCGGGGACGGCGCGTTCCCCTGCCGGGAGCCGTGTTCGCTCGTCGTCGCCGCCGCGCGCAAGTGGACGCGACTGGAGGGCGAGGAGTCCCGGACGTACGAGTTCGAACTCACGCCCTCCGAGAAGGAGCAGGTCGAAGAGATAATCGACGCCGTCGCGGACGGCCGCGTCGACGACGTGCGCGAGGCCGACATCTACGAGGGCGCGAACCGCTACCGGACGCGGTTCCTCCGCGCGAAGCGATTCGACGAGGAAGGGAACCTCTCGGGGACGCCGACGGAGTCGGACGAAGACGAGAACTGA
- a CDS encoding CbiX/SirB N-terminal domain-containing protein yields the protein MQALVIVAHGSHLNPDSSTPTRRHADTIRATGAFDEVKTGFWKEEPSLREVLRTVESEEVYVVPLFISEGYFTEQVIPRELRLEGWDVSEWDSDGLSADTATLVAEDTGQTVHYCGPVGTHESMTDVIVRRAETVTGDPDVGEGFGLAVVGHGTERNENSAKAIEYHADRVRETGRFEEVRALYMDEEPEVDDVTDHFESEDVVVVPLFVADGFHTQEDIPEDMGLTDDYRTGYDVPAEVDGHRIWYAGAVGTEALMADVVLERAADAGADIEEAIASVREETRETPAAGD from the coding sequence ATGCAAGCGCTGGTCATCGTGGCGCACGGGTCGCATCTGAACCCGGATTCGAGCACGCCGACGCGGCGTCACGCGGACACCATCCGCGCGACGGGAGCGTTCGACGAAGTGAAGACCGGCTTCTGGAAGGAGGAGCCCTCCCTGCGGGAGGTCCTCCGAACGGTCGAGTCCGAGGAGGTGTACGTCGTCCCCCTGTTCATCAGCGAGGGCTACTTCACCGAGCAGGTCATCCCGCGGGAACTCCGTCTGGAGGGGTGGGACGTCTCCGAGTGGGACTCCGACGGCCTCTCGGCCGACACCGCGACGCTCGTCGCGGAGGACACCGGCCAGACCGTCCACTACTGCGGCCCGGTGGGCACCCACGAGTCGATGACGGACGTCATCGTCCGCCGCGCCGAGACGGTCACGGGCGACCCCGACGTGGGCGAGGGGTTCGGCCTCGCCGTCGTCGGCCACGGCACCGAGCGCAACGAGAACTCCGCGAAGGCCATCGAGTACCACGCCGACCGCGTCCGCGAGACGGGTCGCTTCGAGGAGGTGCGGGCGCTCTACATGGACGAGGAACCGGAGGTGGACGACGTGACCGACCACTTCGAATCGGAGGACGTCGTCGTCGTCCCCCTGTTCGTCGCGGACGGCTTCCACACGCAGGAGGACATCCCGGAGGATATGGGCCTCACCGACGACTACCGGACGGGCTACGACGTGCCCGCGGAGGTGGACGGCCACCGCATCTGGTACGCCGGCGCCGTCGGGACGGAGGCGCTGATGGCGGACGTCGTCCTCGAACGCGCCGCCGACGCGGGCGCAGACATCGAGGAGGCCATCGCGAGCGTCCGCGAGGAGACGAGAGAGACGCCGGCCGCGGGTGACTAG
- a CDS encoding DUF7523 family protein codes for MSLAAETRDAVRARPHLLYALRAGVVNYAAAAKTLEVEGDDDAVATALRRFADDLPPLETEARDATVRMRSGVGLAGEDVEADEDDERVLTVGGVSVVAAGGELTALVAAGDVDARALSVVCDRLRVENVVVDAAGVADGELVVVVPRRQGANALRHVESALASLSV; via the coding sequence ATGTCACTGGCCGCCGAGACACGAGACGCCGTCAGGGCGCGCCCGCACCTCCTCTACGCCCTCCGCGCGGGCGTCGTGAACTACGCCGCCGCCGCGAAGACCTTGGAGGTGGAGGGCGACGACGACGCCGTCGCCACCGCCCTCCGCCGCTTCGCCGACGACCTGCCGCCGCTCGAAACCGAGGCGCGGGACGCCACCGTCAGGATGCGGAGCGGCGTCGGACTCGCCGGCGAGGACGTCGAGGCCGACGAGGACGACGAGCGAGTGCTCACCGTCGGCGGCGTCTCCGTCGTCGCCGCCGGCGGGGAACTCACCGCCCTCGTCGCCGCCGGCGACGTGGACGCCCGCGCGCTCTCGGTCGTCTGCGACCGACTGAGAGTCGAGAACGTCGTCGTCGACGCCGCGGGCGTCGCGGACGGCGAACTGGTCGTCGTCGTCCCGCGGCGACAGGGAGCGAACGCCCTCCGGCACGTCGAGTCGGCGCTGGCGTCGCTGTCGGTGTGA